In Bacteroidia bacterium, one DNA window encodes the following:
- a CDS encoding tetratricopeptide repeat protein produces the protein MTSLIINAQESTQKRTLVNQLIDEDKSDSAIIILKQILNDSPKDSIEHQGRVLHQIGKILSFNGQPKEAFQYLEQAKKKYRIAQNQYLETRILQSYGQVYADLGNLDSAIIVIQQALNYWKKNRDTTRIMGSLLDLGLYYYDNNNPTKALDCYIELVSLPYRQDLIQKAKAYNQMGNIWSTELGNEKKALEYYLKSLEIKLGLEGDYKNSITASYNNIGLSYKILNKLDSAAYYYQKAIQTGKSARAWSRLIEPLNNLANIYKRQNNFAKAEQTLLEAEQYLIYGSLNNKVTIYTSLGILFNQKKEYARALTYLLQAAEWADKSGNYIDMADVQEFLIETYWGLGQTENAQNSLDKLLDLKDSITTIKLNTSVADMMVKYETNEKEKELLLNKQLLLEKDIKSQQTFLWFMVIFICLIISIFIIFMKFRAKQAQVKQAALELSLQEQKARNKVQEERLRISRELHDNIGSHLTLINALTEECDESNSRIKKVRNHIQLSMKELRKTVWLLNKESNSLEEIEIRLRDFLSNLEEHGKIIQIETKGNAKVILNDIQTTHLFRTIQEAVNNALKYADCSLISITLNNEIENQLEFLIEDNGKGFLQENMNSGNGVINMQYRMEQVKGHLQIESNPNNGTRIFGGFPLK, from the coding sequence TTGACCTCATTAATAATCAATGCTCAAGAATCTACCCAAAAAAGGACATTAGTCAATCAACTGATTGATGAGGATAAATCCGACTCAGCTATTATCATTCTGAAACAAATTCTTAATGATTCACCTAAAGATAGCATTGAACATCAGGGGAGAGTATTACATCAGATTGGTAAAATCCTCTCTTTTAACGGACAACCCAAAGAAGCATTTCAATATTTAGAACAAGCGAAAAAGAAATATCGCATTGCTCAAAACCAATACTTAGAGACACGTATTCTCCAATCCTATGGGCAAGTTTATGCAGACTTAGGAAATCTTGATTCAGCAATCATAGTAATTCAACAAGCATTAAATTATTGGAAAAAAAACAGAGATACCACAAGAATAATGGGCAGTTTACTTGATTTGGGATTATATTATTATGACAATAACAACCCGACCAAAGCACTGGACTGCTACATTGAACTTGTCTCATTACCATACCGGCAAGACCTCATCCAAAAAGCAAAAGCCTATAACCAAATGGGCAACATTTGGTCAACAGAACTTGGCAATGAGAAAAAGGCACTTGAATATTATCTCAAGAGTTTGGAAATAAAGCTTGGATTAGAAGGAGATTATAAAAATTCTATTACCGCCTCATATAACAATATTGGCTTATCATATAAAATTCTTAACAAGTTAGATTCTGCTGCTTATTACTACCAAAAAGCAATTCAAACAGGTAAGAGTGCAAGAGCTTGGTCAAGGCTTATAGAGCCGCTAAACAACCTTGCTAATATTTACAAACGTCAAAACAACTTTGCAAAAGCTGAACAAACGCTGTTAGAAGCTGAACAATACCTCATTTACGGATCGCTCAACAATAAAGTTACAATTTACACCAGTTTAGGAATACTATTTAATCAAAAAAAGGAATATGCACGAGCTTTAACCTATTTACTCCAAGCTGCAGAATGGGCTGACAAAAGCGGTAATTATATTGACATGGCAGATGTTCAAGAGTTTTTAATTGAAACTTATTGGGGCTTGGGACAAACAGAAAATGCACAAAATAGTTTAGATAAACTATTAGACCTCAAAGACAGTATCACTACAATCAAATTGAATACATCTGTTGCAGACATGATGGTAAAATATGAGACAAATGAGAAAGAAAAGGAATTACTACTAAACAAGCAATTACTCTTAGAGAAAGACATAAAATCACAACAAACATTCCTATGGTTTATGGTGATATTCATCTGCTTAATCATCAGTATCTTTATAATTTTTATGAAATTTCGAGCAAAACAGGCTCAGGTTAAACAAGCAGCATTGGAATTATCCTTACAAGAACAAAAAGCAAGAAACAAAGTACAAGAAGAACGATTGCGCATTTCTCGAGAACTGCATGACAATATAGGCTCACATTTAACGCTCATCAACGCACTAACTGAAGAATGTGACGAATCTAACTCCAGAATCAAAAAAGTGCGAAACCACATTCAACTTAGCATGAAAGAACTTAGAAAGACTGTTTGGTTATTAAACAAAGAATCAAACAGTTTGGAGGAGATAGAGATTAGGTTAAGAGACTTCTTGAGCAATTTAGAAGAACATGGAAAAATTATCCAAATTGAAACTAAAGGAAATGCTAAAGTAATATTGAACGACATTCAAACTACACATCTCTTTCGGACAATACAAGAAGCTGTAAACAATGCACTAAAGTATGCTGATTGCAGTTTAATCAGCATTACGCTCAACAATGAAATAGAAAATCAATTGGAGTTCTTAATCGAAGATAACGGCAAAGGGTTTTTACAAGAAAACATGAATTCAGGTAACGGTGTTATCAATATGCAATACCGAATGGAGCAAGTGAAAGGACATCTTCAAATAGAGAGCAATCCTAACAATGGCACTCGCATCTTTGGCGGGTTTCCACTCAAATAA
- the plsY gene encoding glycerol-3-phosphate 1-O-acyltransferase PlsY: MIEILSIIGLAALSYVLGSIPSSVWIGEALFEKDVREYGSGNAGATNTFRVLGTKAGTFVLMMDISKGLIAASLPWLLNFVDIYSVRFVNLQLLFGLLAVLGHVFPLFANFKGGKGIATLLGMVIGIHYVPALICIALFIVILFATKYVSLSSILATISFPLMLIFIFKPDEPLFVAFGISAAIMVVLTHQKNIKRLVAGNESKANIKLRRRNRREDA, translated from the coding sequence TTGATAGAAATACTTTCAATTATCGGACTTGCAGCTTTGTCTTACGTGCTTGGTTCAATACCGAGCAGTGTATGGATAGGAGAAGCACTTTTTGAGAAGGATGTCAGAGAATACGGTAGCGGAAATGCAGGGGCAACAAATACCTTTAGAGTCTTAGGAACAAAAGCAGGTACTTTTGTACTGATGATGGATATTTCCAAAGGGCTAATAGCCGCTTCGCTTCCTTGGTTGCTTAATTTTGTAGATATATATTCTGTGAGATTTGTGAACCTTCAACTATTGTTTGGTTTATTGGCTGTGCTTGGGCATGTATTCCCGTTGTTTGCAAATTTTAAAGGAGGAAAAGGAATTGCTACTCTTTTAGGGATGGTTATAGGTATTCATTATGTACCGGCTCTGATTTGCATTGCTTTGTTCATTGTTATTCTGTTTGCGACCAAGTATGTATCCCTTAGCTCAATTTTAGCTACTATTTCTTTCCCGCTAATGTTGATTTTTATTTTTAAACCTGATGAGCCTCTATTTGTTGCATTTGGCATTTCTGCAGCTATCATGGTTGTGCTTACGCATCAAAAAAATATCAAGAGGTTAGTTGCCGGCAATGAAAGTAAAGCCAATATTAAACTTAGAAGACGAAACAGAAGAGAAGATGCATAA
- a CDS encoding response regulator transcription factor, with product MNNMTFELNMPITIAIAEDNHFSRQAAVERIAKFPQLKLKHIAVNGKELISMLNRDSNVDIILMDIEMPIMNGIDTTKEVKKNWNQIKVLIFTMFDDEKNLFNAILSGASGYILKDSNSDQLFQAIMDAMTGGAAMSPGIALKALNLIKNPKTVQFDSQDFGLTDREIELLNQLKNGLTYEQIAANLFISYHTVRKHIENIYRKLQVNNKVEAIKKASGNNLID from the coding sequence ATGAATAACATGACCTTTGAACTTAATATGCCAATTACTATTGCAATTGCAGAAGACAACCATTTCTCGAGGCAAGCAGCTGTTGAGCGTATTGCAAAATTTCCGCAGTTAAAATTAAAACACATCGCAGTAAACGGCAAAGAACTGATTTCAATGTTAAATCGTGATAGTAATGTAGATATAATATTGATGGACATTGAAATGCCTATCATGAACGGCATAGATACCACCAAAGAGGTTAAGAAAAATTGGAATCAAATTAAGGTATTGATTTTTACCATGTTTGATGATGAAAAAAATCTTTTCAATGCAATTTTATCGGGAGCTTCAGGCTACATATTAAAAGACAGCAATTCCGATCAACTTTTCCAAGCAATAATGGATGCAATGACAGGCGGTGCAGCCATGAGCCCGGGTATTGCGCTAAAAGCTCTCAACTTGATTAAAAATCCAAAGACCGTCCAGTTTGACTCACAAGACTTTGGTTTAACAGATAGAGAAATAGAATTATTAAATCAATTAAAGAACGGGCTTACTTATGAACAAATAGCCGCTAATCTTTTTATTAGCTATCATACAGTTCGCAAGCATATTGAAAATATCTATCGCAAACTGCAAGTCAACAACAAAGTGGAAGCCATTAAAAAAGCTTCAGGAAACAACTTAATTGATTAA